A genome region from Bufo gargarizans isolate SCDJY-AF-19 chromosome 2, ASM1485885v1, whole genome shotgun sequence includes the following:
- the LOC122929011 gene encoding zinc finger protein 501-like, producing the protein MLSLDYKEDEDTMQRSSGENLFTCNVHPEPYSADLSYNPPNHEEPSPDRSQIVTTRARQKGGKRFQCDECGKQFTKSLNLIRHTRIHTGEKLYSCSVCGKCYTNESVLVQHKRSHTGKKPYSCSECEKCFTYKSDLIRHERSHTGEKPYSCSECGKCFTDKSDLIRHERIHTGEKPYSCSECQKCFTDKSDLIKHQRIHTGEKPYLCSECGKCFSIKSYLVKHQRIHTGEKPFSCLQCDKCFTHKSQLVRHHIIHTGEKPYSCSECGKRFTDKANVIRHGRRHTGEKAYSCSQCEKCFIHRTDLVQHERIHTGEKPYSCSECGKCFTHKSYLVKHQRIHTGEKPYSCSECGKCFTHKSQLIRHDIIHTGEKRYSCSVCRRNFKTKSTLVKHERIHKREKTF; encoded by the coding sequence ATGTTATCACTAGACTATAAAGAAGATGAAGATACCATGCagcgctcttcaggagaaaacctcTTTACCTGTAATGTACACCCAGAACCTTACAGTGCAGATCTGTCATATAATCCTCCTAATCAtgaggaaccttctcctgaccGATCACAGATTGTTACCACAAGGGCCAGGCAGAAAGGGGGGAAAAGGTTTCAGTGTGACGAATGTGGAAAACAGTTTACAAAAAGCTTAAATCTTATTAGACACacaagaattcacacaggagagaagctatATTCATGTTCAGTATGTGGTAAGTGTTATACAAATGAATCAGTGCTGGTACAAcataagagaagtcacacaggaaagaagccgtattcatgttcagaatgtgagaaatgctttACATATAAATCAGATCTTattagacatgagagaagtcacacaggagagaaaccatattcatgttcagaatgtgggaaatgttttacagataaatcagatcttattagacatgagagaattcatacaggagagaagccatattcatgttcagaatgtcagaaatgttttacagataaatcagatcttattaaacatcagagaattcacacaggggaaaagccatatttgtgttcagaatgtgggaaatgcttttcaATTAAATCATATCTTgtaaaacatcagagaattcacacaggagagaagccattttcatgtttacaGTGTGATAAATGCTTTACACACAAATCACAACTTGTTAGACATCAcataattcacacaggagagaagccgtattcatgttcagaatgtgggaagcgcTTTACAGATAAAGCAAATGTTATTAGACATGGgagacgtcacacaggagagaaggcttattcatgttcacaatgtgagaaatgtttcatACATAGAACAGATCTTGTacaacatgagagaattcacacaggagaaaagccatattcatgttcagaatgtgggaaatgctttacacACAAATcgtatcttgttaaacatcagagaattcacacaggggagaaaccatattcatgttcagaatgtgggaaatgctttacacACAAATCACAACTTATTAGACATGAcataattcacacaggagagaagcggtATTCATGTTCGGTATGTAGAAGAAATTTCAAAACTAAATCAACTCTTGtgaaacatgagagaattcacaaaagAGAGAAGACATTTTGA